In a genomic window of Myxococcales bacterium:
- a CDS encoding aldehyde dehydrogenase family protein, with protein MNALGNFIGGVFVSPSGAALRSHNPAADGAVVFETAGDERAVTAACDAAAAAAVAWGGLTLAERAVVLGRWKDAIAARQDELVEAIVLETGKIRSEARQEVQTVLARFDVARALATADLREGPIAGSPHEQLRYHPLGVVAVIGPYNYPIHLCHAHVVPALLTGNTVVVKPSDITPLAGQRYAETAAAAGFPPGVFNLVLGTGAVGAALVADRRVKGLCFTGSYAVGRRIQEAALDRPELLVALEMGGKNTAIVLDDASVRQAAHEILVGGYLSAGQRCTATDRVLVHRALAAPLLDALRKGAPALRFGHPDDAASFAGPIATAAGRDRFERALAAAVAAGAEPVIAGARGDGGFYRTASLHVLPAGAHDAPGYTDVELFGPDLGVELIDDDDEAIAVVNASPYGFANAVFTNDTARFERIYRETTSGILNRNRSTNLASPRLPFGGTGKSGNYRPAGSTAHRNVVVPVAVQDNVIGTIATHPMLADHLPAPDLDRLERQHVAEDAVEAARTLIDDPRPMSLRRPKGGVMPDSDRWLIRLYAGDRVVREKKPAVFDHLRSAGPWFVSIDAHPLSVLDSMAQTATVCGGFAEDPVVQALVEGEFGDTLTSNEDTAVGETWAAAEYAATLRHLVPGLPHVTFVASGAEANEKALALCRIHSKRPDARRILAFEGSFHGRALLTIHATHSPSKRAPFELPGYEATFAPFPVWATPGDEPEAPSGFYAACAAGAIDELIERFGDAKENALLAAEVRSLAAVHAALADGQHYCVAVEPMQSEGGDRYATARFFRALRLLTRFHDTPLIFDEVQCGFGLGGSFAWHTRFRLLTSRGQPDYPDAICFAKRAQVGVVMSRFEDPEPASAHNASLVRGRIHAEMMSTSHAATRIEKQVRPRLEAIARAFPHLVSAPRVCGYAFAFDLPTPAHLNAFIGQRFWRGAIVFAAGTRTARYRLADTFGGREIELLFDAVRRSLSWIDAHPGKKPPEWEDIAEPAESVAPTLPADVTFRLVPPAEAMALLPAILDIEYQVYEPARRTPPAEIKDALDDAEGSFLVAEKTAGDAVQLIAFAIGAPLEASHDVEGPDRDPMLGKHNTMYSVSVTVAPGYQGSGIGRKLKEMQLRDAVGRRRADGAPRYAHVTGRNRVGRTANMTHLNRVFGAHVVAVLTGQYEDPEGQAIYYRIPLGAIAPSAEHQDAVAADKRARWGGDRGANLDASSGLTRVLATPPASLRAAERAGLLYGPAVNKITLMNYVTPGMVRALEWIGALAPDLPHIYVTSSRDETVDKALRLLRTARTQATVAIGLAGGYLGHTVASCRSLSDPEVHRGGPGHFAWPRVPHPTQAGTAVALDAIRAAIAAAGGPDHVFGIVFERVQERTGWALPADFLDGLAAIRKDTGVPLVAVEHTTAMYRSGAGAFAFPTGPRPDVLAWWGGGQTGYLHVASKWFNAVPLALVSTWDGDELSLVRNHHQLRAARTLDVGAGAAALDRALAAGAVPHAGLGLYRVLHAGDAAERLHAHVAAHGLTLRRFPAGRLGVVPALDQATAVAERLGAALAEWKP; from the coding sequence GTGAACGCCCTCGGCAACTTCATCGGCGGAGTCTTCGTGTCACCCAGCGGCGCCGCGCTCCGCTCGCACAACCCGGCCGCCGACGGCGCGGTCGTGTTCGAGACCGCCGGCGACGAGCGCGCGGTCACCGCCGCGTGCGACGCGGCGGCGGCGGCGGCGGTGGCCTGGGGCGGCCTGACCCTCGCCGAGCGGGCGGTCGTGCTCGGGCGCTGGAAGGACGCGATCGCCGCGCGCCAGGACGAGCTGGTCGAGGCCATCGTCCTCGAGACGGGCAAGATCCGCTCCGAGGCCCGGCAGGAGGTGCAGACGGTCCTGGCGCGCTTCGACGTGGCGCGCGCGCTCGCCACCGCTGATCTGCGCGAGGGGCCGATCGCCGGCTCGCCGCACGAGCAGCTCCGCTACCACCCGCTGGGCGTGGTCGCGGTGATCGGCCCGTACAACTATCCGATCCACCTGTGCCACGCCCACGTGGTGCCGGCGCTCCTGACCGGCAACACCGTCGTGGTCAAGCCGTCGGACATCACCCCGCTGGCCGGCCAGCGCTACGCCGAGACCGCGGCCGCGGCCGGGTTCCCGCCCGGGGTCTTCAACCTCGTCCTGGGCACCGGCGCGGTCGGCGCGGCGCTGGTCGCCGATCGCCGGGTCAAGGGCCTGTGCTTCACCGGCAGCTACGCCGTCGGGCGGCGCATCCAGGAGGCCGCGCTCGATCGGCCCGAGCTGCTGGTCGCGCTCGAGATGGGCGGCAAGAACACCGCGATCGTCCTCGACGACGCCAGCGTCCGCCAGGCCGCCCACGAGATCCTGGTCGGCGGCTACCTGTCGGCCGGTCAGCGCTGCACCGCCACCGATCGCGTGCTGGTCCACCGCGCGCTCGCGGCGCCGCTGCTCGACGCGCTCCGCAAGGGCGCCCCGGCGCTGCGCTTCGGCCACCCCGACGACGCCGCCAGCTTCGCCGGCCCGATCGCCACGGCCGCCGGGCGCGATCGGTTCGAGCGCGCGCTCGCGGCGGCGGTCGCGGCCGGGGCCGAGCCGGTCATCGCCGGCGCCCGCGGCGACGGCGGCTTCTACCGGACCGCGTCGCTGCACGTGCTGCCGGCCGGCGCCCACGACGCGCCCGGCTACACCGACGTCGAGCTGTTCGGGCCCGATCTCGGCGTCGAGCTGATCGACGATGACGACGAGGCCATCGCGGTGGTCAACGCCAGCCCCTACGGGTTCGCCAACGCGGTGTTCACCAACGACACCGCGCGGTTCGAGCGCATCTACCGCGAGACCACGTCGGGCATCCTCAACCGCAACCGCTCGACCAACCTGGCGAGCCCGCGCCTGCCGTTCGGCGGCACCGGCAAGAGCGGCAACTACCGCCCGGCCGGCTCGACCGCGCACCGCAACGTCGTGGTCCCGGTCGCGGTCCAGGACAACGTCATCGGCACGATCGCCACGCACCCGATGCTCGCCGATCACCTGCCGGCGCCGGATCTCGATCGGCTCGAGCGCCAGCACGTCGCCGAGGACGCGGTCGAGGCGGCCCGCACCCTGATCGACGACCCGCGGCCGATGAGCCTGCGCCGGCCCAAGGGCGGCGTCATGCCCGACTCGGACCGCTGGCTGATCCGGCTCTACGCCGGCGATCGGGTCGTGCGCGAGAAGAAGCCGGCGGTGTTCGACCACCTGCGCTCGGCCGGGCCGTGGTTCGTGTCGATCGACGCCCACCCGCTGAGCGTGCTCGACTCGATGGCCCAGACCGCGACCGTGTGCGGCGGCTTCGCCGAGGATCCGGTGGTCCAGGCCCTCGTCGAGGGCGAGTTCGGCGACACGCTGACCAGCAACGAGGACACCGCGGTCGGCGAGACCTGGGCCGCGGCCGAGTACGCCGCGACCCTGCGCCACCTCGTGCCGGGGCTGCCGCACGTCACGTTCGTCGCGTCGGGCGCCGAGGCCAACGAGAAGGCGCTGGCGCTGTGCCGGATCCACAGCAAGCGACCCGACGCGCGACGGATCCTCGCGTTCGAGGGCAGCTTCCACGGCCGCGCGCTCCTGACGATCCACGCCACCCACAGCCCGAGCAAGCGCGCGCCGTTCGAGCTGCCCGGCTACGAGGCCACGTTCGCGCCGTTCCCGGTGTGGGCGACGCCCGGCGACGAGCCCGAGGCGCCGTCGGGGTTCTACGCGGCGTGCGCGGCCGGCGCGATCGACGAGCTGATCGAGCGGTTCGGCGACGCCAAGGAGAACGCGCTGCTCGCGGCCGAGGTCCGCAGCCTGGCCGCGGTCCACGCCGCGCTCGCCGACGGCCAGCACTACTGCGTCGCGGTCGAGCCGATGCAGTCCGAGGGCGGCGATCGCTACGCGACCGCGCGCTTCTTCCGGGCGCTGCGGCTGCTGACGCGCTTCCACGACACGCCGCTCATCTTCGACGAGGTCCAGTGCGGCTTCGGCCTGGGCGGGTCGTTCGCGTGGCACACCCGGTTCCGCTTGCTGACCAGCCGCGGCCAGCCCGACTACCCCGACGCGATCTGCTTCGCCAAGCGCGCCCAGGTCGGCGTCGTCATGTCGCGGTTCGAGGATCCCGAGCCGGCCAGCGCCCACAACGCGTCGCTGGTGCGCGGGCGCATCCACGCCGAGATGATGTCGACCTCGCACGCCGCGACCCGCATCGAGAAGCAGGTCCGGCCGCGGCTCGAGGCGATCGCCCGGGCGTTCCCGCACCTGGTCAGCGCGCCGCGCGTGTGCGGCTACGCGTTCGCGTTCGATCTGCCGACCCCGGCCCACCTCAACGCGTTCATCGGCCAGCGCTTCTGGCGCGGCGCGATCGTCTTCGCCGCCGGCACCCGGACCGCGCGCTACCGCCTCGCCGACACCTTCGGCGGCCGCGAGATCGAGCTCCTGTTCGACGCGGTCCGGCGGTCGCTGTCGTGGATCGACGCGCACCCGGGCAAGAAGCCGCCCGAGTGGGAGGACATCGCCGAGCCGGCCGAGTCGGTGGCGCCGACCTTGCCCGCCGACGTGACGTTCCGGCTGGTGCCGCCGGCCGAGGCGATGGCGCTCCTGCCGGCGATCCTCGACATCGAGTACCAGGTCTACGAGCCGGCCCGGCGCACGCCGCCGGCCGAGATCAAGGACGCGCTCGACGACGCCGAGGGCTCGTTCCTGGTGGCCGAGAAGACCGCCGGCGACGCGGTCCAGCTGATCGCGTTCGCGATCGGCGCGCCGCTCGAGGCCAGCCACGACGTCGAGGGGCCCGACCGCGACCCGATGCTCGGCAAGCACAACACGATGTACTCGGTGTCGGTCACGGTCGCGCCTGGCTATCAAGGCAGCGGCATCGGCCGCAAGCTCAAGGAGATGCAGCTGCGCGACGCGGTCGGCCGCCGCCGCGCCGACGGCGCCCCGCGCTACGCCCACGTCACCGGCCGCAACCGGGTCGGGCGCACCGCGAACATGACCCACCTCAACCGGGTGTTCGGCGCCCACGTGGTCGCGGTCCTGACCGGGCAGTACGAAGATCCCGAGGGCCAGGCGATCTACTACCGGATCCCGCTGGGCGCGATCGCGCCGTCGGCCGAGCACCAGGACGCGGTCGCCGCCGACAAGCGCGCGCGCTGGGGCGGCGATCGCGGCGCGAACCTCGACGCGTCGAGCGGCCTGACCCGGGTCCTGGCGACGCCGCCCGCGAGCCTGCGCGCGGCCGAGCGGGCGGGGCTCTTGTACGGCCCCGCCGTCAACAAGATCACGCTGATGAACTACGTGACGCCGGGCATGGTGCGCGCGCTCGAGTGGATCGGCGCGCTGGCGCCGGACCTGCCGCACATCTACGTGACGTCGTCGCGCGACGAGACCGTCGACAAGGCCCTGCGCCTCCTGCGCACCGCGCGCACGCAGGCCACGGTCGCGATCGGCCTGGCCGGCGGCTACCTCGGCCACACCGTCGCGAGCTGTCGCTCGCTGTCCGATCCCGAGGTCCACCGCGGCGGCCCCGGCCACTTCGCGTGGCCGCGGGTGCCGCACCCGACCCAGGCCGGCACCGCGGTCGCGCTCGACGCGATCCGCGCCGCGATCGCGGCCGCCGGCGGCCCCGACCACGTGTTCGGGATCGTGTTCGAGCGGGTCCAGGAGCGCACCGGCTGGGCGCTGCCCGCCGACTTCCTCGACGGGCTGGCGGCGATCCGCAAGGACACCGGCGTGCCGCTGGTCGCGGTCGAGCACACCACCGCGATGTACCGCTCGGGCGCCGGCGCGTTCGCGTTCCCGACCGGCCCGCGCCCCGACGTGCTGGCGTGGTGGGGCGGCGGGCAGACCGGCTACCTCCACGTCGCGAGCAAGTGGTTCAACGCCGTGCCGCTCGCGCTGGTGTCGACCTGGGACGGCGACGAGCTGTCGCTGGTCCGCAACCACCACCAGCTCCGGGCCGCGCGCACGCTCGACGTCGGCGCCGGCGCGGCCGCGCTCGATCGCGCGCTCGCCGCCGGCGCGGTGCCGCACGCGGGCCTGGGCCTGTACCGCGTGCTGCACGCCGGCGACGCGGCCGAGCGCCTGCACGCGCACGTCGCCGCCCACGGGCTGACGCTGCGGCGGTTCCCGGCCGGGCGGCTGGGCGTCGTGCCCGCGCTCGATCAGGCGACGGCGGTGGCCGAGCGCCTGGGCGCGGCGCTGGCGGAGTGGAAGCCGTGA
- a CDS encoding aminotransferase class III-fold pyridoxal phosphate-dependent enzyme, which produces MSEHPFFFTWSSQTTAKGFELTGGDGAFFTTGDGGRWLDLGSLSYQVNAGHGHRRIIDAIKRQADSLCVASPSAVFPAKTALAEKLLALAGPGFTKVFFTLGGSEATENAMKIARLITGRYKMMSRYRSYHGATMGALALTGDWRRPPLEPSIPGVVHVADCYCDRCPFGHTLATCKRECATNVGATMRLEGGGFAGLVLEPVAGANGVLVPPDDYWPIMRRACDEDGALLIADEVLTGFGRLGKPFGFQHWDVVPDIITCAKGLASGYQPIGAVIVHERVARHFEERLLACGLTYYAHPVGCAAALETLQVYEDEGMYANAARLGPVLLAELQAVRARLAVPGFARGLGLLGVLDLDAPAAAWARFSAELAARRLSLHVDGKRGTAIVSPPLCIDEADLVRGVRSLGDAAVIAFGGTAS; this is translated from the coding sequence ATGAGCGAGCACCCGTTCTTCTTCACGTGGTCGTCGCAGACCACCGCCAAGGGCTTCGAGCTGACCGGCGGCGACGGCGCGTTCTTCACGACCGGCGACGGCGGCCGCTGGCTCGACCTCGGCTCGCTCAGCTACCAGGTCAACGCCGGCCACGGCCACCGCCGGATCATCGACGCGATCAAGCGCCAGGCCGACAGCCTGTGCGTGGCCTCGCCGTCGGCGGTGTTCCCGGCCAAGACCGCGCTGGCCGAGAAGCTCCTGGCCCTGGCCGGGCCCGGCTTCACGAAGGTCTTCTTCACCCTCGGCGGGTCCGAGGCGACCGAGAACGCGATGAAGATCGCGCGCCTCATCACCGGCCGCTACAAGATGATGTCGCGCTACCGCAGCTACCACGGCGCGACGATGGGCGCGCTGGCGCTGACCGGCGACTGGCGCCGGCCGCCGCTCGAGCCGAGCATCCCCGGCGTCGTCCACGTCGCCGACTGCTACTGCGACCGGTGCCCGTTCGGCCACACCCTCGCGACCTGCAAGCGCGAGTGCGCGACCAACGTCGGCGCGACCATGCGCCTCGAGGGCGGCGGCTTCGCCGGGCTGGTGCTCGAGCCGGTCGCCGGCGCCAACGGCGTGCTGGTGCCGCCCGACGACTACTGGCCGATCATGCGGCGGGCGTGCGACGAGGACGGCGCGCTCTTGATCGCCGACGAGGTGCTGACCGGGTTCGGGCGCCTGGGCAAGCCGTTCGGCTTCCAGCACTGGGACGTCGTGCCCGACATCATCACCTGCGCCAAGGGCCTGGCCTCGGGCTACCAGCCGATCGGCGCGGTGATCGTCCACGAGCGCGTCGCGCGGCACTTCGAGGAGCGCCTGCTGGCGTGCGGGCTGACGTACTACGCCCACCCGGTCGGCTGCGCCGCCGCGCTCGAGACCCTGCAGGTCTACGAGGACGAGGGCATGTACGCCAACGCCGCGCGCCTGGGCCCGGTGCTCCTGGCCGAGCTCCAGGCGGTGCGCGCGCGCCTCGCCGTGCCCGGGTTCGCGCGCGGGCTCGGCCTCCTGGGCGTGCTCGACCTCGACGCCCCGGCCGCGGCCTGGGCCCGGTTCAGCGCCGAGCTGGCGGCGCGGCGGCTGTCGCTGCACGTCGACGGCAAGCGCGGCACCGCGATCGTGTCGCCGCCGCTGTGCATCGACGAGGCCGACCTGGTGCGCGGCGTCCGCAGCCTCGGCGACGCCGCCGTGATCGCCTTCGGAGGGACCGCCTCGTGA